The following are encoded together in the Penaeus monodon isolate SGIC_2016 chromosome 44, NSTDA_Pmon_1, whole genome shotgun sequence genome:
- the LOC119568496 gene encoding uncharacterized protein LOC119568496 — translation MNNIISWNARSIINKETEINYLIYKENPDIIAICETWLKDKDKFMIPNYDIIRKDRANQIGGGLAFCIKNSIQYKDIKLNDSQEQKLEVQAIKVPFNNKWLNVILMYNPCKNITKEEIEHYSNQIDEPKLIMGDLKAHHPLWELNLNPKLSNKTGKTLFDFLASNVEILPTPPGQTTRFDPVTGKTSTIDLIIGSQTLSHFEIISGQHLNSDHLPIIIKIDDNQSPLKNKEKEWHYTKEGWTKYQKELFKLKIEDTKALPIIARQIITQTIKEYNQRTDKRSLVYRMMETCKELKILIKTNSISSIAQIPPWYVFTKIHKLILCIIFLKTRRKNNKKSILHDREHNV, via the coding sequence ATGAATAACATAATATCATGGAATGCAAGatcaataataaacaaagaaacagaaataaactaCTTAATATACAAAGAAAACCCAGATATAATAGCAATATGTGAAACATGGTTAAAGGATAAAGATAAATTCATGATcccaaattatgatataataagaaaGGATAGGGCAAATCAGATTGGTGGAGGTTTAGCATTTTGTATAAAAAACTCAATTCAATATAAAGACATTAAATTAAATGACAGCCAAGAACAAAAACTTGAAGTACAAGCCATTAAAGTACCTTTCAACAACAAATGGCtaaatgtaatattaatgtataacccatgtaaaaatattacaaaagaagaaatagagcaCTATTCTAACCAAATAGACGAACCAAAACTTATAATGGGAGACCTAAAAGCTCATCACCCACTTTGGGAATTAAATTTAAATCCAAAGCTCAGTAACAAAacagggaaaaccctttttgattTTCTAGCAAGTAATGTAGAAATATTACCTACACCACCAGGCCAAACAACAAGATTCGATCCAGTTACAGGCAAAACATCAACAATAGATTTAATAATTGGTTCTCAAACACTAAGTCACTTTGAAATAATATCAGGCCAACATTTGAACAGTGACcatttaccaataataataaaaattgatgataatcaaagtcctcttaaaaataaagaaaaggaatggcATTATACAAAAGAAGGATGGACTAAATACCAAAAAGAACTATTCAAGTTAAAGATTGAAGACACAAAAGCTCTCCCAATAATAGCAAGgcaaataataacacaaacaattaaGGAATATAACCAGAGAACAGACAAAAGAAGTCTAGTTTATAGAATGATGGAAACATGCAAGGaattaaaaatcttaataaagACAAATTCTATATCAAGTATAGCACAAATACCACCTTGGTACGTATTCACCAAAATACACAAACTAATTTTATGCATAATCTTTCTAAAGACACgccggaaaaataataaaaaatcaattttacaTGATAGAGAACACAATGTATAA